One Solanum pennellii chromosome 10, SPENNV200 genomic region harbors:
- the LOC107002535 gene encoding zinc finger protein HD1-like produces MMNCELCDKNKSMMYCESDQANLCWECDSKVHSANFLVAKHSRNLLCHSCQNSTPWNASGPTLSPTFSLCNSCIQNPDPIEQIGETIEENYQTEADNDEDEDEYMSTDSEIDDYDDENQVVPLSSSPSSDFSPSPSPVRSVSSSSSYGDLSAIGDCGGGGGGATAAVNSSPWKRERESDCLHFEDEEACSSSLLLEENKRTSSSIGFLRPMKVLRTNEVCDY; encoded by the exons ATGATGAATTGTGAGTTATGTGATAAGAACAAATCAATGATGTATTGTGAATCAGATCAAGCTAACCTTTGCTGGGAATGCGATTCGAAAGTTCATTCTGCTAATTTTCTCGTAGCTAAACACTCGAGAAATCTCCTTTGTCATTCATGTCAAAATTCAACTCCATGGAATGCCTCTGGTCCAACGCTTTCTCCTACTTTCTCTCTCTGCAATTCCTGCATCCAAAACCCAGATCCAATTGAACAAATTGGGGAAACAATCGAAGAAAATTATCAAACCGAAGCGGAtaatgatgaagatgaagatgaataCATGAGTACTGACAGTGAAATCGATGATTATGACGATGAGAATCAAGTTGTTCCTTTATCTTCTTCTCCGTCGAGTGATTTCTCTCCGTCGCCGTCGCCAGTGCGTTCGGTGAGTTCTTCCAGCAGTTATGGAGATTTATCAGCTATCGGAGATTGTGGCGGCGGCGGCGGTGGCGCGACGGCGGCTGTTAATTCATCTCCGTGGAAGCGAGAAAGGGAAAGTGATTGCCTACATTTTGAG GATGAAGAGGCATGTTCGTCGAGTTTGTTGTTGGAAGAGAACAAGAGAACATCTTCATCCATAGGGTTCTTGAGACCAATGAAGGTGCTTCGAACAAATGAGGTTTGTGATTACTAA